A single Cryomorphaceae bacterium DNA region contains:
- a CDS encoding DNA-directed RNA polymerase subunit omega, which translates to MNYKKTEASKSTETRNPVAMTKGTDNIYESISILAKRANQINSEIKEELLAKLSEFATHTDSLDEVFENKEQIEVSRFYERLPKPTLIAIQEWLEDKIHYRMPEEEEGNA; encoded by the coding sequence ATGAATTACAAGAAGACAGAAGCTTCTAAGAGTACAGAAACCCGGAACCCGGTCGCCATGACCAAGGGAACGGATAACATTTACGAATCCATCTCCATCTTGGCCAAGCGCGCCAATCAGATCAACTCAGAGATCAAGGAGGAATTGTTGGCGAAGCTCAGCGAATTCGCTACGCACACCGACAGTTTGGACGAAGTATTCGAGAACAAAGAGCAGATTGAGGTCAGTCGCTTTTACGAGCGCCTTCCTAAACCAACCTTGATTGCAATTCAAGAGTGGTTGGAAGATAAGATCCACTACCGCATGCCGGAAGAGGAAGAAGGAAACGCCTAA
- the bamD gene encoding outer membrane protein assembly factor BamD, whose translation MLKGVLRLFSFVLITFLLFTGCSEYNKALKSPDLNYKLEVAKKYYDRQDYIRAYPLFEELLNLYRGTAKSQEVYYYYAMTHYGMEDYILAAYHFKNFSTTFPQSEKAEECAYLAAYCYYLDSPRYSLDQSSTNKAINELQLFINTHPGSARVDTATIYIDKLRDKLEQKSFEIGKQYLKIGDYKSAIFALDNTLNDYPDTEYREEALYLQIRANYLLAANSVDYKKEERYENATRAYQNFVRWFPESDWRKDADKLNDKINSDLEEFRNQEQL comes from the coding sequence ATGCTAAAAGGCGTATTGCGTTTATTCTCTTTTGTCCTGATTACTTTCCTTTTGTTCACCGGCTGTTCCGAGTACAATAAAGCTCTGAAGAGTCCAGATTTGAACTATAAGCTGGAGGTAGCCAAGAAATACTACGATCGCCAGGATTACATCCGGGCGTATCCACTCTTTGAGGAGCTTCTGAATCTTTATCGGGGAACAGCAAAGAGTCAAGAGGTGTATTACTACTACGCCATGACGCACTATGGTATGGAAGATTATATCCTTGCCGCTTACCACTTTAAAAACTTCTCAACCACTTTCCCGCAAAGTGAGAAGGCAGAAGAGTGCGCATATTTAGCAGCCTATTGCTACTATCTCGATTCGCCGAGATACAGCTTGGATCAAAGCAGTACCAACAAGGCCATCAACGAACTTCAGCTCTTCATCAACACCCATCCGGGCAGCGCTAGGGTAGATACAGCAACGATTTACATTGACAAGTTGCGCGACAAACTAGAGCAGAAAAGTTTCGAAATCGGGAAGCAGTATTTGAAGATTGGGGATTACAAGTCTGCCATTTTCGCCTTGGATAACACGCTGAACGATTACCCGGATACAGAATATCGCGAAGAGGCCTTATATTTGCAGATTCGCGCTAACTACTTATTGGCCGCTAATTCAGTCGATTACAAAAAAGAAGAGCGGTATGAAAATGCGACTCGGGCCTACCAGAACTTTGTTCGTTGGTTCCCGGAGAGCGATTGGAGAAAAGACGCGGACAAATTAAACGACAAGATCAATAGCGATCTAGAAGAATTTAGAAATCAAGAGCAGCTCTAA
- a CDS encoding UDP-2,3-diacylglucosamine diphosphatase: MKRRKVDVVIISDVHLGTYGCHAKELSHYLKSIRPGKLILNGDIIDIWQFRKRYWPKSHMNVAKQIIGMAAKGVPVYYITGNHDEMLRKFSDFDLGNFHLRDKMILPIGYQKAWIFHGDIFDASIQQAKWLAKMGGWGYDLLILINRLVNYVLEVLGRERMSLSKKIKNSVKRAVSYISDFEETAAELAMDQNYDYVICGHIHQPQMKVVKKKNRRVTYLNSGDWIENLSALEYHHGKWRIYRFEEEFDITKFRSDDPEEESWTQIPDPSELLEKMYLIGHEGDLEE, encoded by the coding sequence GTGAAGCGCCGTAAGGTAGATGTAGTCATCATATCAGACGTCCACCTGGGAACCTACGGTTGTCATGCCAAGGAACTTTCGCACTACTTAAAGTCCATTCGACCGGGGAAACTCATCCTCAACGGGGACATCATTGATATATGGCAATTCAGAAAGCGCTATTGGCCAAAAAGCCACATGAACGTTGCCAAACAGATCATTGGTATGGCCGCAAAAGGGGTGCCGGTTTATTACATTACCGGAAACCACGATGAAATGCTGCGCAAGTTCTCCGACTTTGACTTGGGCAACTTCCACCTCCGAGACAAAATGATCCTACCTATAGGGTATCAAAAAGCCTGGATTTTTCATGGGGATATCTTTGACGCGAGTATCCAACAGGCCAAGTGGCTCGCTAAGATGGGGGGATGGGGGTACGACCTGCTCATCTTGATCAACCGCTTGGTGAACTATGTGTTAGAGGTCTTGGGGCGAGAGCGCATGTCATTGTCGAAGAAAATTAAGAACTCGGTAAAGCGCGCGGTTTCATATATCTCCGATTTTGAGGAGACTGCAGCCGAGCTTGCCATGGATCAGAACTATGACTATGTCATATGCGGTCATATTCACCAGCCCCAAATGAAAGTGGTGAAAAAGAAAAACCGAAGAGTCACCTACTTAAATTCGGGAGACTGGATCGAGAATCTTTCAGCCCTCGAGTATCACCACGGGAAATGGCGCATCTATCGATTCGAAGAGGAGTTCGACATCACCAAATTCCGATCGGATGATCCGGAAGAAGAGTCCTGGACCCAAATTCCCGATCCATCAGAGTTGCTCGAAAAAATGTACTTGATCGGGCACGAAGGTGATTTAGAGGAGTAA
- a CDS encoding 4-hydroxy-tetrahydrodipicolinate synthase encodes MKKLKGTGVALVTPFKKDRRIDFAALDRLVNHCIDGGVEYLVVMGTTGESATLSKDEKVAVLEGVKESNAGRLPLVLGVGGNDTMDLERQMRDQDWDGISAILSVSPYYNKPTQAGIIHHYTYLADHAPKPIIMYNVPGRTASNMTAETTLTLAEHPNIAAVKEASGDLIQIMDILSRKPEGFEVISGDDALTSLMLFAGGHGVISVVGQAFPRVFTDMVRAGLSRKVKKTNEGHYRLWTLTDLLFEEGNPAGVKMALHLQGIMDPHVRPPLMPATTSLKRKIDAAMAEAGLK; translated from the coding sequence ATGAAAAAATTGAAAGGAACAGGTGTAGCCCTCGTTACGCCATTTAAAAAAGACCGCCGAATTGACTTTGCCGCACTTGATCGCTTGGTGAACCACTGTATTGATGGAGGAGTAGAATACCTCGTGGTCATGGGGACCACGGGCGAAAGCGCTACGCTCAGCAAAGACGAAAAGGTAGCTGTTCTCGAAGGTGTAAAAGAGAGTAATGCCGGCAGACTTCCCCTTGTCTTAGGGGTTGGAGGTAACGACACGATGGATCTTGAACGACAGATGCGCGATCAGGATTGGGATGGTATTTCAGCCATTCTATCTGTGAGTCCTTACTACAATAAGCCCACTCAAGCGGGCATTATTCATCACTACACCTACTTAGCCGATCATGCACCAAAGCCCATCATTATGTACAATGTACCGGGCAGGACAGCGAGCAACATGACCGCAGAAACAACCTTGACGCTTGCGGAGCATCCCAATATTGCAGCAGTAAAGGAGGCGAGTGGAGATCTCATTCAAATCATGGACATCTTGTCCCGAAAACCCGAAGGCTTTGAGGTCATTAGCGGTGATGATGCCCTGACTTCTTTGATGTTATTCGCTGGTGGTCATGGAGTAATCTCCGTTGTGGGCCAGGCCTTTCCTCGAGTATTTACGGACATGGTTCGCGCCGGGCTGTCTCGAAAGGTCAAGAAAACCAATGAAGGACATTATCGACTTTGGACCTTGACGGATTTACTTTTTGAAGAGGGGAATCCGGCCGGGGTTAAAATGGCCCTGCACCTCCAAGGTATCATGGATCCTCATGTTCGACCTCCTTTAATGCCAGCCACGACATCCTTAAAGCGTAAAATTGACGCGGCTATGGCTGAGGCCGGCCTCAAATGA